In one Natrarchaeobius halalkaliphilus genomic region, the following are encoded:
- a CDS encoding nucleotidyltransferase domain-containing protein: MQSANVLFDFPFPEERVFRYQAMQDILHHLVNNPFEEFTQQELASITGADVSSISRSLDLLDELGAITVSEDRPAQITIDEDHLQRPDPVFMIPQSEFRKPVQAYLDELETRLQESDELDELVGVVLFGSVARGTADRRSDIDLLIIVDGDLTYGRRICTSLARDIEAESFDGHRYEFEVLVETPDTAVSHGGELKEIFDEGLVLDRSNRLQELRQNIYASSGGGA; encoded by the coding sequence ATGCAAAGCGCAAACGTCCTGTTTGACTTTCCATTTCCGGAGGAGCGAGTCTTTCGATACCAGGCAATGCAGGACATCCTGCACCACCTGGTGAACAATCCATTCGAGGAGTTTACACAACAGGAACTCGCATCGATCACAGGCGCGGACGTCTCGTCCATTTCACGGTCTCTGGACCTGCTCGATGAACTCGGGGCCATCACCGTCAGCGAGGACCGGCCTGCTCAAATCACAATCGACGAGGATCATCTGCAGCGGCCAGATCCCGTCTTCATGATACCGCAGTCCGAATTCCGCAAGCCAGTCCAGGCCTATCTCGACGAACTCGAGACACGGCTTCAGGAGAGCGATGAACTCGACGAACTCGTTGGAGTCGTTCTCTTTGGGAGCGTCGCTCGCGGAACAGCAGACCGCCGCAGTGACATCGACCTCCTCATCATCGTCGACGGTGATCTTACCTACGGACGGCGTATTTGCACGTCTCTCGCGCGTGACATCGAGGCGGAATCGTTCGACGGCCACCGATACGAGTTCGAGGTACTTGTCGAAACGCCGGACACCGCTGTCTCCCACGGGGGAGAACTGAAAGAGATCTTTGATGAAGGGCTAGTACTTGACCGTTCTAACCGACTCCAGGAGCTACGCCAGAACATCTACGCCTCGTCAGGAGGGGGTGCATAG